A single region of the Vicia villosa cultivar HV-30 ecotype Madison, WI linkage group LG4, Vvil1.0, whole genome shotgun sequence genome encodes:
- the LOC131597055 gene encoding F-box/kelch-repeat protein At3g23880-like, with product MNISPATIASSPATLPAELIVEVLSSLKVKSLLRFKCVNKSWNSLISDPFFVKMHFIKSSQNPHILHSLTYFSSTSKIALQNLSILRSLLDNPSINLFPKDSVYLMEKCCHIIGSCNGLTCLVTSPPYPKREIELYLWNPATRCLSQKLDSWYYDSNCLFKLSFGYDNLTDKYKVVAFRSKQVQVFTIGDNVWRNVQVFPTYPYEEAYPCYQLNGVYLNNSLNWFSLQGFRPKDCYRSRNLSVQQFVIISFDLGTETNTQILFPQDFDQVPDVPPIVCVLMECLCFSHYSKGCDFVIWQMKEFGVQESWTKLLKFDYCNQCGIFEVHDMLPLHVFENGDTLIFASNPKQLILYNSRENRVVRQTTVTNRIHISWFNIHNYVESLLSVN from the coding sequence ATGAATATCTCTCCTGCAACCATTGCATCGTCGCCGGCAACCTTGCCGGCAGAACTTATCGTCGAGGTACTATCCTCGCTTAAAGTAAAATCACTTTTGCGATTCAAATGTGTGAACAAGTCATGGAACTCACTCATCTCCGATCCATTCTTCGTCAAAATGCACTTCATTAAATCATCACAAAACCCACACATCCTTCATTCCCTGACATACTTTTCGAGTACTTCCAAAATTGCCCTACAGAATCTTTCCATACTACGCAGTTTGCTCGACAATCCCTCCATCAATCTCTTCCCGAAAGATTCTGTATACTTGATGGAAAAGTGTTGTCATATTATTGGTTCCTGCAATGGATTGACTTGTTTAGTCACTTCTCCCCCATATCCTAAGCGTGAGATAGAACTCTATTTATGGAATCCAGCAACCAGATGTTTGTCTCAAAAACTAGACTCTTGGTACTATGATTCTAATTGCTTGTTTAAGTTGTCATTCGGTTATGATAATTTAACGGACAAATATAAGGTGGTGGCCTTCCGTTCCAAGCAGGTCCAAGTTTTCACTATTGGTGATAATGTTTGGAGAAATGTTCAAGTATTTCCTACCTATCCCTACGAGGAAGCTTACCCTTGTTACCAATTGAATGGTGTATATTTGAATAATAGCCTTAATTGGTTTTCCCTTCAAGGTTTCCGCCCTAAGGATTGTTATCGTAGTAGGAATCTTAGTGTTCAACAATTTGTGATCATCTCATTTGATTTGGGAACAGAGACCAACACGCAGATTTTGTTCCCTCAGGATTTTGATCAAGTGCCAGATGTTCCACCAATTGTTTGCGTGTTGATGGAATGTCTTTGTTTTTCTCACTATTCTAAGGGGTGTGATTTTGTTATATGGCAGATGAAGGAATTCGGAGTCCAGGAATCTTGGACGAAATTGCTTAAATTTGATTATTGTAATCAATGTGGTATTTTTGAAGTTCATGATATGTTGCCACTACATGTGTTTGAGAATGGAGATACGCTGATATTCGCCAGCAATCCTAAACAATTGATTCTCTATAATAGCAGAGAAAATAGAGTAGTAAGGCAAACGACAGTTACAAATAGAATACACATAAGTTGGTTTAATATCCACAATTATGTTGAAAGTTTGCTTTCAGTCAATTGA
- the LOC131597056 gene encoding F-box/kelch-repeat protein At3g23880-like — MNISPATIASSPVTLPEELIAEVLSLLKVKSLLRFKCVNKSWNSLISDPFFVKMHLIKSSRNPHILHSLTYLSSTSNSKIALQNLSILRSLLENPSINLFPKDSIYLMEKCCHIIGSCNGLTCLITSPRYPKCEIELYIWNPATRCLSQKLDSWYHDLNFLFKLSFGYDNLTDKYKVVAFRSKQVRVFTIGDNVWRNVQIFPTYPYEDPYTCCQLNGVYLNNSLNWFSLRGFRPNDCYRSRNLSVQQFVIISFDLGIETNTQILFPHDFDQVPDVPPIVCVLMECLCFSHFSKGCNFVIWQMKEFGVQESWTKLLKFEYCNQCGVFEVHEMLPLHVFENGDTLIFSSNPKQLILYNSRENRVVRQITVTKRIHISWFNINNYVESLFSVN; from the coding sequence ATGAATATCTCTCCTGCAACCATTGCATCCTCGCCGGTAACCTTGCCGGAAGAACTTATCGCAGAGGTACTATCCTTGCTTAAAGTAAAATCACTTTTGCGATTCAAATGTGTGAACAAGTCATGGAACTCACTCATCTCCGATCCATTCTTCGTCAAAATGCACCTCATTAAATCATCACGAAACCCACACATTCTTCATTCCCTCACATACTTATCGAGTACTTCCAATTCCAAAATTGCCCTACAGAATCTTTCCATACTACGCAGTTTGCTCGAGAATCCCTCCATCAATCTCTTCCCAAAAGATTCTATATACTTGATGGAAAAGTGTTGTCATATTATTGGTTCCTGCAATGGATTGACTTGTTTAATCACTTCTCCCCGATATCCTAAGTGTGAGATAGAACTCTATATATGGAATCCAGCAACCAGATGTTTGTCCCAAAAACTAGACTCTTGGTACCATGATCTTAATTTCTTGTTTAAGTTATCATTCGGTTATGATAATTTAACTGATAAATATAAGGTGGTGGCCTTCCGTTCCAAGCAGGTCCGAGTTTTCACTATTGGTGATAATGTTTGGAGAAATGTTCAAATATTTCCTACCTATCCCTACGAGGATCCCTACACTTGCTGCCAATTGAATGGTGTCTATTTGAATAATAGCCTTAATTGGTTTTCCCTTCGAGGTTTCCGCCCTAATGATTGTTATCGTAGTAGGAATCTTAGTGTTCAACAATTTGTGATCATCTCATTTGATTTGGGAATAGAGACCAACACGCAGATTTTGTTCCCTCATGATTTTGATCAAGTGCCCGATGTTCCACCAATTGTTTGCGTGTTGATGGAATGTCTTTGTTTTTCTCACTTTTCTAAGGGGTGTAATTTTGTTATATGGCAGATGAAGGAATTTGGAGTCCAGGAATCTTGGACGAAATTGCTTAAATTTGAATATTGTAATCAATGTGGTGTTTTTGAAGTTCATGAAATGTTGCCACTGCATGTGTTTGAGAATGGAGATACGCTTATATTCTCCAGCAATCCTAAACAATTAATTCTCTATAATAGCAGAGAAAATAGAGTAGTAAGGCAAATTACAGTTACAAAAAGAATACACATAAGTTGGTTTAATATCAACAATTATGTTGAAAGTTTGTTTTCAGTCAATTGA